A window of the Brassica napus cultivar Da-Ae chromosome C5, Da-Ae, whole genome shotgun sequence genome harbors these coding sequences:
- the LOC106401328 gene encoding gibberellin-regulated protein 9: MEKMKVVAFVMLISLILLSQVLADLSSSSNAETSSVTQIQTNEENQVEAFKRTYHHRPPFNCGYACARRCRETSRKKVCYRACGSCCAKCQCVPPGTSGNTASCPCYANLRTHGNKLKCP; the protein is encoded by the exons atggagaagatgaaaGTGGTGGCTTTTGTTATGCTCATCTCTCTTATTCTGCTTTCTCAg GTACTTGCAGATCTATCTTCATCCAGCAACGCTGAAACCTCCTCTGTTACTCAG ATTCAGACGAACGAGGAGAACCAAGTGGAGGCATTTAAGAGGACATACCATCATCGTCCACCATTCA ATTGTGGGTATGCGTGCGCGAGGAGATGCAGAGAGACGTCGAGGAAGAAAGTGTGTTACAGAGCTTGTGGAAGTTGCTGCGCCAAGTGCCAGTGCGTGCCGCCCGGAACCTCAGGCAACACAGCATCATGTCCTTGCTACGCTAATCTCCGTACTCACGGCAATAAGCTCAAGTGTCCTTGA